The nucleotide window GATTCTTTAGATTGAGGTTTAGGCCCACTATATCTGAATTCTTCTTCCGTCACTTCCGGATGACTATCTTTTACCTTGTTATAAAAATATGCAAGTAAAGTTGTTCCATGGTGTTCATACATTATATCCCTTATCTCTTTTGGAATTTGATATTTTTTTGCCATCTCTACTCCATCTTTGGTGTGAGATAAAATAATCATTTTACTCATGAAAGGACTTATTTCATTATGCGGGTTTTCTCCATTTACCTGATTTTCTACAAAAAATTGCGGTCTTTTTGATTTTCCAATATCGTGATAGTAGCAGGCCACCCTTGTAAAAACAGGATCTCCACCTATTTGAACAACCGCATTTTCAGATAAAACTGCAACCATCATTGAGTGCTGAAAAGTTCCCGGTGCTTCCAAAGATAGTTTTCTTAAAAGTGGATGAGATAAATCACCTAATTCTATTAATCTAAAAATTGTAAGTATATTAAAAGTTTTTTCAAAATAAGGCAATATAGCAATAGTGAACATACCTGATGATAATCCTGATATGAAAATTTGCACAGAATTAACTGCCATTCCCAAAGTTTCTTCCATAGAAAAGAAACTCAATATAAAATATAAAACAAGCTTTAAAACCGCAAGCTGTATACCCATAGCTATTATCTCTGATCTAGTATTTATTTTCTTTATAAGATATCCTGTCATCATAACAGAGATTGTCTGTATTACAAAAAACTTTAAATCAAAATCTATCATGGGAAGCATAAAACCTAGCACCAACATGTAGACAAACACACTAAATCTTCTGTTTATAATAAAAAACATTAAAAATAAAATCGTGTCTATAGGTAATAAATAAATTAAACTACTAGGAGTGAATCTCACTGTTAAAAATATCATAATAATAAGCAGCATTAAAGCTCTATACTTATTTTTTTTCAATATTTCTGTTGTATAAAAATTAACACTGACAATATAAAATATTGTAGAAAGAACTAATAAGTAAACTGTTGTTAAAATAAGATTAAATATACTTGTCTTGTAAGTATAAATACCAAATCTATCAAGAATGTTTATCTTTCTTTTAGTTAAAATTTCTCCTGTTCTAGCAATTAAAGTTCCAGCTTTTATTTCAACATACTGCTCTTTTATTTGTGAAACTTTCTCTTCAATGTTTTGTCTAGTTTTGTTCTCATCATATATGTAATTTGGGACTAGAAAGTTTTCAATTATATCTTTTATTGGTGATTTTAAATCATCCAAAGCTGTCTTATATGGTTCATTTATTCTTGTTGAATTTTTTTCCTTATATACTCCTGCTGAATAGAAAGATTCTAAAAGATTTTTGGAAGTTTCAAAGATAGTCTTTAATTCCTCATCAGTTTCAATCTCTAAAAGTTGATTGACTAGTTTTTCTGACATCTCTTTCCCAGTTTTCTTTTGAAAAGCATTATAATCATAAGTTTTCAAATTTCCATTTCTTATAGCTAAAAGCTCTTTATAAAAGCTATCCAACTCTTTTAAATACATTTCACTGGCATCTATTGAATATATATACTCCCTATCCAGGGTGTGAATCATTTCCTCAATAATTCTATCTTTTGCGTCCTTATCTCTGAATATTATAGTTTTAGGGGCATAGATATCAGCTTTTACAACATCCCCCACTCCATAATTATTATTTCTAAATATCATGGGTAATTTTGATGAAATAATAATAACAAACATTAAAAGAATCAGATATAAAATCTTTTCTTTTATCATATCTTTATCAGAATAAATATCAATTTCCGTTGGTTCAGTTCTTTTTAAATCAATTGAGAGCTTAAAACCAAATATACTAAATTTTTTCATAAGTTCCCCTTAGTCTTCTATTAACTTCAAAATTTCTTCCTTAGTTAAAATTTTTAATTTTTTAGTGGGTATAGAATTTAAAAAAGATATACCATAATTCTTTTTTAATACCCTGTTATCTAAAATAAATATATTTCCATAATCCGTTTTATTTCTTATTAATCTTCCTATTCCCTGTTTAAATTTTATGAGTGCTTCCGGAAGTTGAAAATCCGTAAAAGAATTTCCTCCATCTTCTTCAATTTTTTTACTTATTGCTGATACTATTGGATCAGTTGGCACTAAGAAAGGAAGTTTTACTATAATAACATTACTTAAATTCTCACCTTGTACATCAACTCCCTCCCAAAAAGAGGTAGTACCAAAAAGTATAGGATTCTTAGCCTTTTTAAATTCATTTATAAGTTGTGTTCTTGGTTTTTCACCATGTAAAAATATATCAAAATTATTTTCTAATAATTTATTTCTTATATGGTAATATATTTGATTTAACATGCTATATGAAGTAAACAAAATAAATGCTTTTCCTTGTGTTCTCAATAAAATATTTAAAATAAAATTTCCTGCATCGCTAAAAAAAAGATTTATTTTATCAGAATCCTGTATATTCGTAGGTATGTAAACTTTCATTTGCTTATCGTAATCAAAAGGTGATTCTATTATCTCTTCTATACAGTCCTCTTCAAAAAGTCCTATAGATTTTTTAAAGTAATTAAAATTTCCATCTGCTGCCAATGTCGCAGAAGCAAAAACCAATCTATTTAAGTTATCAAACAATGACGAGTTTAATCTCTTTGCTATATTAAGAGGTGTTGCAGTTAAAACTATATTTGTTCTCTTAGAATTTATGTCAATCCAATATATATAATCCTCTTCTCCAAAATTATTTATAAATTTAAAGTTGTCAATAAATTGTTTATAGATATTTAAATGATTCTTGAGGTTAATAACATCTGGGTTTTTATCTTTCTCAACATCTATTATAGCAATAAAAGCCTGCATTAAGCCGAAAAATTCAATTAATAAATCTTGAAATTTCTCTTTCTTTTCTCTGGATGTTTCTAAAAAATTAGACTTCTTCATTTCATAGGAAGTTAAAATTTTTTTTGCTCCATTTTCTTGTCCGTTATCAAAAATTATTCTTAGTTCTTCAAAATATTCATCTCCAACATTTTGCAAGACCTGAATCGCGTCCTTTAATTTTCCTAAAGTTAATTCATAAATTCCAATATCATCAATATTTTTTTTCTCAATACTTTCTTCTAACTTATTTAAAGCTGCCTTTTGTTTCCTTTTTCCTGACTTTGAATAAATTTTTGAAAGTAGTCTGGAAAAAGAAAATTTTGATATTTCTATTGAAAAATAGCTCCTTGCAACCGACTCAATATTATGTGCCTCATCAAAAATTACCATTTCATATTTAGGTAAGACTAAATATTCTGCATCAAAGTCAGTATTAGCTCGCACATTTAAATCGGCAAAAAATACATGGTGATTGGATATTAAAATGTTTGCTTCCAGTTTTTCGCGACGTGTCTTCATATAGAAGCATTCTTTTCTGTAAGGACATTTTCTACCTATACATAATTCTGTAGTGCTCTGTATAAGCTCCCAAACATCTGAATTAACTTCAAAAGGAAGTTCTGCTTTATCTCCACTATCACTTATATTTCCCCATTTTAAGATATATTCAAGCTGTTCTTTTTGCTCTGAGTTGAAAGAATCTAAATCTATATTAGCTTTTACAGAAAGTTCATTAAAAAGTCTTTTACAGATATAATTATTTCTACCCTTAACTAAAATATAGGAAAAGTCATCTTTTATTATCGATTTTGCAATAGGTATGTCCTTATGTAAAAGCTGTTCTTGTAAATTAATTGTATTAGTGGCTATAATAACTTTTTTTTGGTTTTCTATAGCCCAT belongs to Fusobacterium russii ATCC 25533 and includes:
- a CDS encoding HD family phosphohydrolase: MKKFSIFGFKLSIDLKRTEPTEIDIYSDKDMIKEKILYLILLMFVIIISSKLPMIFRNNNYGVGDVVKADIYAPKTIIFRDKDAKDRIIEEMIHTLDREYIYSIDASEMYLKELDSFYKELLAIRNGNLKTYDYNAFQKKTGKEMSEKLVNQLLEIETDEELKTIFETSKNLLESFYSAGVYKEKNSTRINEPYKTALDDLKSPIKDIIENFLVPNYIYDENKTRQNIEEKVSQIKEQYVEIKAGTLIARTGEILTKRKINILDRFGIYTYKTSIFNLILTTVYLLVLSTIFYIVSVNFYTTEILKKNKYRALMLLIIMIFLTVRFTPSSLIYLLPIDTILFLMFFIINRRFSVFVYMLVLGFMLPMIDFDLKFFVIQTISVMMTGYLIKKINTRSEIIAMGIQLAVLKLVLYFILSFFSMEETLGMAVNSVQIFISGLSSGMFTIAILPYFEKTFNILTIFRLIELGDLSHPLLRKLSLEAPGTFQHSMMVAVLSENAVVQIGGDPVFTRVACYYHDIGKSKRPQFFVENQVNGENPHNEISPFMSKMIILSHTKDGVEMAKKYQIPKEIRDIMYEHHGTTLLAYFYNKVKDSHPEVTEEEFRYSGPKPQSKESAVIMMADSIEAAVRSLDMKNPVTIEEMIRKIVKTKIEDNQLSDSNVTFKEVEIIIKSFVKTFSAIYHERIKYPGQKN
- a CDS encoding ATP-dependent DNA helicase, which codes for MDIKSRFSEESLKEIEKILEEHNYRSIILKANFDENELIQNPVFLVENKKRELEGVLNKFKRDEVLIRIAKSSQLYPSDLELEISEVLYNKKNVAYCILSKKLDDFYFVQDIDRMNLNQIDILPYFERNGLLAQNIKNFEYREEQKVMALSIQEAINKNQKVIIEAGTGTGKTLAYLIPAIKWAIENQKKVIIATNTINLQEQLLHKDIPIAKSIIKDDFSYILVKGRNNYICKRLFNELSVKANIDLDSFNSEQKEQLEYILKWGNISDSGDKAELPFEVNSDVWELIQSTTELCIGRKCPYRKECFYMKTRREKLEANILISNHHVFFADLNVRANTDFDAEYLVLPKYEMVIFDEAHNIESVARSYFSIEISKFSFSRLLSKIYSKSGKRKQKAALNKLEESIEKKNIDDIGIYELTLGKLKDAIQVLQNVGDEYFEELRIIFDNGQENGAKKILTSYEMKKSNFLETSREKKEKFQDLLIEFFGLMQAFIAIIDVEKDKNPDVINLKNHLNIYKQFIDNFKFINNFGEEDYIYWIDINSKRTNIVLTATPLNIAKRLNSSLFDNLNRLVFASATLAADGNFNYFKKSIGLFEEDCIEEIIESPFDYDKQMKVYIPTNIQDSDKINLFFSDAGNFILNILLRTQGKAFILFTSYSMLNQIYYHIRNKLLENNFDIFLHGEKPRTQLINEFKKAKNPILFGTTSFWEGVDVQGENLSNVIIVKLPFLVPTDPIVSAISKKIEEDGGNSFTDFQLPEALIKFKQGIGRLIRNKTDYGNIFILDNRVLKKNYGISFLNSIPTKKLKILTKEEILKLIED